The sequence below is a genomic window from Ipomoea triloba cultivar NCNSP0323 chromosome 10, ASM357664v1.
TCCTGTAGTCTGATATGCTGATTTGTTTTGCTTTACTCTCTAGGATCTGCAGTGATTTTCCCGTTTTGTGAAAACCACCTCATGTTACATTTTAGAACTGCATTAAGTTTAGAATTTCGGTGGCCATTGTAACTCTCCCAAAGAGAAAgcataaaattttatgaaaactCGATTAATATTGCAGGAGGGAACAGTGCCACCTGGGCCATAACGGGAGGAGTTGCTGCAGGTGCTGCTCTTCTGTTTGCAGGTCCTGCAATTTTGCTTGCTTGGTGGCGGCGAAGGAAACCTGAAGTCTACTTTGATGTTCCCTGTTAGAACGTTAAATGCTATCAATGTAAAAAAAGTTCATAATTCTAAGCGGTTATTTTACTTTGTTCTCTCTTGTTACTTATTTTGCAGCTGAAGAAGACTCCGAAGTTCATTTTGGACAGCTTAAGAAATTCTCCTTGCGCGAACTGGAAATTGCGACAGACAATTTCAGCAATAGCAACATCCTTGGAAGAGGTGGATTTGGTAAGGTTTACAAAGGGCGTTTGGCTGATGGCTCTTTAGTTGCAGTTAAGAGACGAAAAGAGGAACGCACTCAAGGCGGGGAGATGCAATTCCAGATCGAGGTTGAACTGATCAGTATGTTAGTGCATAGAAACCTTCTCCGTTTACTTGGCTTTTGCATGACACCAACAGAGCGGTTGCTTGTTTACCCGTACATGGCAAATGGAAGCCTTGCATCACACTTAAGAGGTACTTCTTCTCGTTCCAGAATATTCTCTGTTCCTGCAGTTAGTATACATGGAACACACTAAGAATTTTTTCATTATCGGGATTCAGACAACGATATCCTCTAAATGAATTTAGGTACTCAAGAAAGACAGACGGGGCAGAACGAAACTCTATTTTGCATAacatttcttctttctttttatcgTTCACTAAATTTAGCTGCATTATGAACTCtttttttatactaaatttAGTTCAAGTTCTTGCTTGAGAATAGAACGAAGCCTTTTATATTTTAGCTTAATATCAGGAAGTTGTGTTCATGTCGGTGTAGAGCGAAGAGACTCAGATACACCACTCGATTGGGCAAAGAGGAAGCGCATTTCTCTTGGAGCTGCAAGAGGGTTGGCGTATTTGCATGACCATTGCGACCCGAAGATTATTCATCGTGATGCGAAAGCTGCGAATATCTTGCTGGACGAGGAGTATGAAGCCGTGGTGGGCAACTTTGGGCTCGCGAAGTACATGGATTACAATGATATTCATGTAACCACCGCTGTTCGCGGTACAATCGGGCACATAGCTCCTGAATATCTCTCAACAGGTAAATTGTCAGATAAAACAGATGTGTTTGGGTATGGAGTTATGCTTCTGGAGATCATATCCGGGCAGATGGCCTTTGATCTTGCCCGCCTTGCCAACGATGATGATGCTATGCTGCTCGACTGGGTAAGCAACCATTCACCAAAAAACTTTTAGCTGAGATGGAACGCCTTTGCAGAACTATAACTTTTTCGAGAATTTCAGGTGAAAGAGCTGCTAAAGGACAAGAAATATGAGACATTAGTGGACACAGATCTTCAAGGAGGCTTTGTTGAAGAGGAAGTGGAGCAGCTAATCCAGGTAGCTCTTCTCTGCACACAAAACTCGCCATTGGAGCGCCCCAAGATGTCTGAAGTTGTACGGATGCTAGAAGGCGACGGCCTGGCTGAGAAATGGGAGGAGTGGCAGAAGAAAGAAACTTTCCGGGCAGATCTCATCGACAATTCCACTTCAAATATCCGGCCAGATGAGCTGTTTGGCTCGAGATGATGAACCTCCATTCCTTCTTCCATCACcaaacatgaattctgtacattTTCAATCTAGTTGGGTTCATAATGTTATgctatgtgttttgtgttgtgattttttatgttttgtattataaaattttgtaccttgtTGTTTCAATTCATGGTCTATAATGTCATGTGGACTATGATCTTTGTCAATATTCTTTTGGTCAAACGtgtcattaatcaaatatttaaaaacttaatagCACGTGGAGGACCATTTTATGATTTATATGATAACTTGTGTTTGATTGCTTGAGAGTTTTTATTGTTCTGTTTAGATTATCCTTTCTCTTGAGCAAGggtcaaacaatgtaatttgaactGAATTTAAGAGAATAAAAATCACTGAATgtaacttgaaagtgcaattagtttacgggtcacacttgtgtgagaccgtctcacggatctttattcgtgagacgagtcgggtcgggtcaaagcaccatgcaaatgtcatacttatatgtgcaaatctcacacttatatgctcaaatataacactaatcaaaaatacaatttttgttacttataagagaaaaagtaatacatttttcataataaagaATATTGACAAGTgactctcacttataagggcaaatataatacttttgagaaaaaaagtaatacttttaaatcgaaatgtaaaagtattgtattttcccttaaaagtattacatttaccctaataagtaacaaaagttttattcatgattagtattacatttgagcatataagtatggcatttgtgcatataagtgttacattttcatcttaacccgacccgacccgactcatggtgagacggtctcacacaagtttttgccttagtTTACTGAGCGAAATGTAGAATGAAGTGAACCCCGAATAGGGTCATTCATGATTGGCTTAGAAAAAAAGAAGTGCAAATAAGCCAttaaacactccaaatgtatgcaattttagttaagttttatttaaaaattataataatttttaattaaaaaaaagttaccgACCACCCCTCCTTCGTCGACGGGAGACGAAAACAAGGGTCTTCGTCGGAGATGGCGTTGCTGGCCACCCCCTTCCCCTCCTTTTGTCTCTTGTTGGTTCTTCATCTCCAACTTGGAGACGCCATCTCTGACTAAGACTCCTTGTCTTCGTCTCTAACAGGGGATGAAGACAGGTCGACGAAGGAGGGGAGTGGCCTGGCCGGCGGCCACCCCTGGcggtattttttttataacagttttttttaattaaaaaattattaaaatattttataaataaataaattgtgacatgctatcaggtgaaattgcatacatttggagtgttcagtgacctaattgcactttttttttacttggTGGCTTAATTGTATTTTCATGTTGCATTTAGTagtcaatttgaaccttatttttaatttactacaTGGACTCCTATTTTCTACTCCATCACTTTTACTACATGGACTCTTATTTTCATGTTGCATTTACTACATGGACTCCTATTTTTTACTCCATCACTTTTACTCCTGAGGTGACAAGATATGATAGGTTATATCCATTTTGTAGGTCTTAAAGAAAAGtatcaacatcaaacttttgtATGAAAAAGTAAAAGTAGAGAGTATAACTTCGGagttaaaagtaatatttttagaaaaagaaaatctaAAAATTCTCAATGATAATCTTTAATGGACTGTTGAAGTCGTCAACAATCAGTGTTGACTTGATGATTTGAAAGGACGACTTTTGTCATTGTCTTATGCAAGCCGTAAAAATCACCAAACAAATACTCGTACACACTAAGCCATACTCATATAGtcatattttatcataaataaattcattGGTCCCATAATTCACGTAAACGGGGAAGAAATCCTGTAATTTTGCAATAATTTTGATGGAATTTAACGAAAATTCTTGTAGTTTTACTGACGATCTGTTTCGAATTGAATTGACAACAGTGCGCAATTGTGGAAGGAGGACCGTTCTTCCTTTATTTCGCTCTCTCTCGGTCTTCTGCGACGACTACACCGTTTCTCTCACGGACAGTTGAATATTCATAGCTGTTCTGCTCAAAGAGATTACCCCTTTCGTTCTCTCCCTGAGGTTTCTGCCATTCTGAATTTCCAGTGAGCAAAAAGGAGCAAACTTTCCAAGGAAATCTCTCACTATTTCAGAATTCTCTGTGTTTTTGGCATCTTTTTCTTCGGTTCTGTACTTCTGCTCTTCAGAATCATGGGTATACTAGCTCTTTTGAAGAGTTATCGGAGCTTATGAAGGGAAATCAGGGATTTTAGCAGAGAAGGATGAATTGGGTATCGGCTTCGGCTCTTCTTTTCTGCTTAATATCGCCTTTTCTTCAGCTCCCATTAATCTCCGGCAACGCCGAAGGTGTGTTTTTCCGGTTTCCTTTTCATTTCACTTCCATAATTTGTGAAAAGATTACTAATAATTATCACTGTTCAAACTAGATTGATTGTTGTTTATATCTTATATTTACTGAGGGATTATAGGTGTTATTTAGGGTAACATGAGGCTTGTAACAAttaattgcttctttttttctttttttttgaaacactaaCAATTAATTGCTTAACACTTAAATATTGTCTTATTTACTATCTGTCATTATTTTTGGATTCTTGTTCTGGTTTATCTCAACAATTATAATTCATTTAGTTTGCTCATTTATGTTTTACAGGTGATGCCTTGAATGCTTTGAAGACTAATTTGGATGATCCCAATAATGTTCTGCAGAGCTGGGATTCAACCCTTGTGAATCCCTGCACTTGGTTTCATGTTACATGCAGTCCAGACAACAGTGTTACTAGAGTGTAATCTGCTGTTATAATCAATTTGGTTTTTTTCTCAGTTTCTGCTTTGGTGTGATTGCTAATAGTCATTCTTGGTTATTGCTTGCTTCTAGTGATTTGGGAAATGCGAATTTGACGGGGCAACTGGTTCCGCAGCTTGGTCTGCTTCCGAATTTGCAGTACTTGTGAGTTCTTCTTTTGTgtgttaataattaatattctcaTTTCGTGCTTGCTTCAACTTGATGAAGATTTATGCTGATGGTGTTAAATGGATTACTTAAACTTGGGAAATTTTTACATGTGTTTCGTGGAGATTAGGAGTGTGTAAATGTTGTTTCTTCTGCAGATTTTCGTGCTAAATTGCTTTTACTGTGTTACGTTTGCAGGGAGCTTTACAGCAATAATATAAGTGGAATAATTCCTAATGAACTCGGGAACTTAACAAACTTGGTCAGTTTGGATCTTTACATGAACCACTTGACTGGTCCCATCCCCAACTCCTTGGGCAATCTTCAGAAACTGCGTTTCCTGTATGAGTTGCCTCTCCCTGCCTTTCGGTTGGATTTTGCTAAATTTTTTTATGACTCTAGTGACATATACCTGAATAGAAGATAATGTGGAGTGTTGAATTATGTGTACAAGTTGggttatatttttagttttctaCGGTAATCTTGGATACATGAAACTTTGGGGGGGTAAACTATGACGTGTACTTAAGCTGAGTATAGTGCTGTTAATAGTGAAGTTTTAGTATTCAAAGACCGAAAATTGAGCAATCAGTCATGTGCCATCTGATAAACATTTCACCATTATGGTTCAACCATGGTGATGGGGTATCCTTGAGGTATTGAATTTGCATTTCTCTCATGATCCTTTTCTCATATCCATTGATTTCTAAAGATTGTAGCTTATGAAATATGCAAAAGCATACTTTTCTAGCGAAGTGGTTTGCAGTGCATAAAAAATTGAACTTGAATTCTTCTGATGTTGCCGTAGACTAGACTATGAGTGGTGATCGATGTTTTAACTACCTAAAGAGAAAGTGTGCGCCGAGTAGTATGTAATTAGCTCAGTCCTGGCTCTGTGATTGTTTTGTGCATCCTAATACCTTTTTTCTTTCGGGAAATTTTGAAGGAGGCTCAACAACAACACATTGAATGGAGGTATTCCCATGTCTTTAACGACAGTTTTTACACTTCAAGTCCTGTAAGTAAAAAATGGGTTAACTTTTCACGCCTCCAAGTTTTACTTCTCTATGGGAACTAATAGTCATCACCATTCAAATGCAGTGATCTCTCTTCTAACCGTTTGCAAGGACAAATCCCCGTGAATGGTTCCTTCTCACTTTTCACTCCTATCAGGTTTGTCTGGCgaattcttttccccctttcAATTTCACTAGTCTTTAGTTCATAATTCTTGATGGCTAAGCTCCTACGTTTCAGTTTTCAAAGTAATCCCGGATTGCGAGCTCCTCCGGTTTCCCCGCCTCCTCCGTTTTCTCCAACTCCCTCTTCTTCTTCAGGTTTGTTGAAATCGTTTTTCTTAGTCTTCCCAACTTTTGTAGTCTGATATGCTCATTTGTTTCGCTTAACTCTCTAGGATCTGCAGTGATTTTCCCGTTTTGTGAAAACCACCTCTGTTACATTTTAGAAACTACTTTAAGTTTAGAATTCCAGTGGCCATTGTAACTCTCCCAAAGAGAAGgcatataattttatgaaaactCGATTAATATTGCAGGACGGAACAGCGAAACTGGGGCCATAGCGGGAGGAGTAGCTGCGGGTGCTGCTCTTCTGTTTGCAGGTCCTGCAATTTTGCTTGCTTGGTGGCGGCGAAGGAAACCTGACGTCTATTTCTTTGATGTTCCCGGTTAGTACGTTAAAAGCTATCGATGTGAAAAGAGTTCATAACCCTAAGCGGTTATATATTACTGTGTTCTCTCTTGTTTACTTATTTTGCAGCTGAAGAAGACCCCGAAGTTCATCTTGGACAGCTTAAGAAATTCTCGTTGCGCGAACTTCAAATCGCGACAGACAATTTCAGCAACGGCAATATCCTTGGAAGAGGTGGATTTGGTAAGGTTTACAAAGGGCGTTTGGCTGATGGCTCTTTAGTTGCAGTTAAGAGACTAAAAGAGGAACGCACTCAAGGCGGGGAGATGCAGTTCCAGACCGAGGTTGAAATGATCAGTATGGCAGTGCATAGAAACCTTCTCCGTTTACTCGGCTTTTGCATGACACCAACAGAGCGATTGCTTGTTTACCCGTACATGGCAAATGGAAGCGTTGCATCACGTTTAAGAGGTACTTCTTCTCGTTCCCGAATATTCTCTGTTTCTGTAGTTAGTATACATGGAACACGCTAAGAATCTTTCCATTATTAGAATTCAGACAACGATATCCTCTAAATGAATTTAGGTGCCCGAGAAACATAGACGAGGCACAGCCAAACTCTATTTtgcataacaattttttttttttgagaaaaattcttctttctttttatcgTTCACTAAATTTAGCTGAATTATGAACTCTTTTTTGCTACTAAATTTAGTTCAAGTTCTTGCTAGAGGATAGAAACCTTCTATAGTTTAGCTTAATATCGGGAAGTTGTGCTGTTCATGTCGTTGTAGAGCGACGAGACACAGATACACCACTCGATTGGGCAAAGAGGAAGTACATTTCTCTTGGAGCTGCAAGAGGGCTGGCATATTTGCACGACCATTGCGACCCGAAGATTATTCATCGTGATGTGAAAGCTGCGAATATCTTGCTGGACGAGGAGTTTGAAGCCGTGGTGGGTGATTTTGGGCTCGCGAAGCTCATGGATTACAAGGACACTCATGTAACCACCGCTGTTCGAGGTACAATCGGGCACATAGCTCCTGAATATCTCTCAACGGGTAAATCTTCGGAGAAAACGGATGTGTTTGGGTATGGAGTTATGCTTCTGGAGATCATAACCGGGCAGAGGGCCTTCGATCTTGCCCGCCTTGCCAACGATGATGATGTCATGCTGCTCGACTGGGTAAGCAAGcgtttaccagaaaatttttagCTGAGACGGAACACATGCTTACAGAACTAACTTTTTTCGAGAATTTTAGGTGAAAGGGCTGCTAAAGGACAAGAAATATGAGACATTAGTAGACATAGATCTTCAAGGAGactttgttgaagaagaagtGGAGCAGCTAATCCAGGTAGCTCTTCTCTGCACACAAAACTCGCCATTGGAGCGCCCCAAGATGTCTGAAGTTGTACGGATGCTAGACGGCGATGGCTTGGCTGAGAAGTGGGAGGAGTGGCAGAAGGAAGAAACTTTCCGGGCAGATCTCATCCACACCCACCACCACAATCCTAACACCGAATGGATCATCGCCGATTCCACTTCAAATATCCGGCCAGACGAGCTGTCTGGCCCGAGATGATGAACCTTCATTCCTACTTCCATCACCAAACATGAAACCgagtttttttttcacttttggttccACACCAATGGAACAATTTCCACATTTGGTACTATTAATGGATCTACAATTTTTGTAAATCTTTGTCACATTTAGTACTTCTGATCTAATTTCCGGTCATGATTATGGTTCGGGTGGTGACTTGCCTTAAAgggcaaaattgtcatttcAATTATTCTTTCCTAAACTTTTCGAGGAGGAACTTTTGTCACGGATGACCAAAAATAAGgtcggaaggaccaaatgtaagacaaaatatgaaaaatcaatAGTCTGAGACCAAATGTGGACTAGAAGTGGAAAAACTCTATTCAACCCAAGAAATGTATGTTGTAAGATTTTCAAATTTCTGCAGAATTTATTACACAAAGTGGCCTTACATGATCATTGGCCATTATTATTGAAATGAAATGATTAAAACCTAGGATAACACAAACACACAGAGCAGATTTTAAGGTTGAATTTTGCAGAAACCTACGACGTCAGACTCAGTTTTGTTTGAAGCGTATTGTTGAAGAAACTCGTTGTACTGAACAGGCCTGAACACTGGCGCCGCCCCCGCGGCAGGCTCCACCACCGCGTCAAGGGAAGGTCCGATGAACGTCCCAATGGATACCCGGGCAGCGCTCGAATTTGTCACCACACGATGCTTACAACCTTTCAGCTCATCGTTACTGATAATCTGCAACAAAATCCAATTATGATCCACTAAAAAGCATAAAAACAttgagtttatttttttttttttttggttctaaTTTTCGATTAAGGGAAAATGGTGACTGAATTTTAGACAAGTGACTTATCTTAAATGATAAAGttgtcatttttagtcatttctaaaaattattaaagaaaaattaataaaaatgacaattttacctTTAAATGAGTCACTGttgaaattttatcaaatatgaaatttggtcagactaaatgtgacaaaaatttaaaaagtcatgagatcaaatgtaaaaaaaacattaactgTACCAAATGTGGAAATGGTCAATTGTTATTTCTGATCCCTTTCTTGAGaagctttttaaaaataatgataataaataacaattttacccttagCTTTAAGTTAAGTCATCTTGAAATTAGGTTAAAAGGACTAAATTTGACaagaatttaaaagtaaaaaattaataatcagttatcaaatgtgaaaataaaTCCATAATCGTgggattaaaagtgaaaaaactGGTAAAAACATCATCTTTTTAATCTCTTACTTGTAACTGAGAAGACACCATGATAGTAAGCGCATGAGGAAGAGGCTCGACGCCAAGCCATTGGCCATTGTTGAAGATCTGAAGACCAAAGAGTTGCTGGTGAAGTATGGTGATGAGGTTTGGGTCGTAATGGGGAGCTGATCCCATGGTGGAACTTGGGTCGGGACAAACAGGATAATGGTTTGCCACGATATTCAGAGTTTGAGTGAGATTGTTTCTTTCGAAATATCCGGCCTCCATTCCCAGAGCTTCACCGATCAGATCCAATATCCTCAGTCCCAGCATCTTCATTTCTGTTGTATATGCAATCACCATTTCTCTGCAAGTTCATGCTGCTAATgtcaatttttcttcaattgctagctatatatatataggtgagacTGTGAAAACTGCATGAGTGCACGCAATCTGttacatgaatgcacaatatACTTCAGCATGTTCATGGATGTCTGGAGGTAAATTGTGTGCATTTCATGTACTAAATTGAGTAGTTCGCAAGTTCTCAAACGACCacaatgaaataaattagtttaaattGTTCATAACTGTTCCACTCAAACaaattattttcacttttgatcccACATCTTTCAAATTCTTGTTACATTTGGTACCTCCGACTTAATTTTTGATCACCGATGACCTAATTTCATTAGCAAATTTTCACGCAAGTGACTTATCTTAAGGGTAAATTGTCATGGAACTAAACCTAAAAAATGTTCAGCTCAAATCATGAAAATCAATAGGAAATTTTCATTCGGAGTcagaacttgtaaccttgtgattaTTAAACTAACAGAATGCATGACTAACTTAGTTGGGGTTGcactcatatatataaatgattaGAAATTGGGAATGAAATCAATTGTAGACTCACCGGTATCCGGCAGGCTTTTCAAGCCAAGGTTTTGATTGCATGGATTCATCATCCATGGGAGAAACAGGTTGAATAAGCATCTCTCTCCAGCTGCGGTACTCTGCGTTGAGATAATAATCCCCACCAGCATGGATTCTGCAGTTTTTGTTAGATCCTTCACCGTAAAGCATTGCCTTTTCCTCATCGCCCATG
It includes:
- the LOC116032591 gene encoding BRASSINOSTEROID INSENSITIVE 1-associated receptor kinase 1-like isoform X1; the protein is MNWVSGWTLLFCLLSPFLQLPLVSGNAEGDTLNALKINLDDPNNVLQSCDSTLVNPCTWFHVTCSPDNSVTRVDYANLTGQLVPHLDLLSNLQYLELYSKNISGITPNELGNLTNLVSLDLYMNHLSGSIPDSLGKLQKLCFLRLNNNTLNGHKYKIPANGSFSLFTPISFQNNPELRAPLVSPPPPFSPTPSSSSGGNSATWAITGGVAAGAALLFAGPAILLAWWRRRKPEVYFDVPSEEDSEVHFGQLKKFSLRELEIATDNFSNSNILGRGGFGKVYKGRLADGSLVAVKRRKEERTQGGEMQFQIEVELISMLVHRNLLRLLGFCMTPTERLLVYPYMANGSLASHLRGSCVHVGVERRDSDTPLDWAKRKRISLGAARGLAYLHDHCDPKIIHRDAKAANILLDEEYEAVVGNFGLAKYMDYNDIHVTTAVRGTIGHIAPEYLSTGKLSDKTDVFGYGVMLLEIISGQMAFDLARLANDDDAMLLDWVKELLKDKKYETLVDTDLQGGFVEEEVEQLIQVALLCTQNSPLERPKMSEVVRMLEGDGLAEKWEEWQKKETFRADLIDNSTSNIRPDELFGSR
- the LOC116032591 gene encoding BRASSINOSTEROID INSENSITIVE 1-associated receptor kinase 1-like isoform X2 translates to MNWVSGWTLLFCLLSPFLQLPLVSGNAEGDTLNALKINLDDPNNVLQSCDSTLVNPCTWFHVTCSPDNSVTRVDYANLTGQLVPHLDLLSNLQYLELYSKNISGITPNELGNLTNLVSLDLYMNHLSGSIPDSLGKLQKLCFLRLNNNTLNGHKYKIPANGSFSLFTPISFQNNPELRAPLVSPPPPFSPTPSSSSGGNSATWAITGGVAAGAALLFAGPAILLAWWRRRKPEVYFDVPSEEDSEVHFGQLKKFSLRELEIATDNFSNSNILGRGGFGKVYKGRLADGSLVAVKRRKEERTQGGEMQFQIEVELISMLVHRNLLRLLGFCMTPTERLLVYPYMANGSLASHLRERRDSDTPLDWAKRKRISLGAARGLAYLHDHCDPKIIHRDAKAANILLDEEYEAVVGNFGLAKYMDYNDIHVTTAVRGTIGHIAPEYLSTGKLSDKTDVFGYGVMLLEIISGQMAFDLARLANDDDAMLLDWVKELLKDKKYETLVDTDLQGGFVEEEVEQLIQVALLCTQNSPLERPKMSEVVRMLEGDGLAEKWEEWQKKETFRADLIDNSTSNIRPDELFGSR
- the LOC116032590 gene encoding BRASSINOSTEROID INSENSITIVE 1-associated receptor kinase 1-like; the encoded protein is MNWVSASALLFCLISPFLQLPLISGNAEGDALNALKTNLDDPNNVLQSWDSTLVNPCTWFHVTCSPDNSVTRVDLGNANLTGQLVPQLGLLPNLQYLELYSNNISGIIPNELGNLTNLVSLDLYMNHLTGPIPNSLGNLQKLRFLRLNNNTLNGGIPMSLTTVFTLQVLDLSSNRLQGQIPVNGSFSLFTPISFQSNPGLRAPPVSPPPPFSPTPSSSSGRNSETGAIAGGVAAGAALLFAGPAILLAWWRRRKPDVYFFDVPAEEDPEVHLGQLKKFSLRELQIATDNFSNGNILGRGGFGKVYKGRLADGSLVAVKRLKEERTQGGEMQFQTEVEMISMAVHRNLLRLLGFCMTPTERLLVYPYMANGSVASRLRERRDTDTPLDWAKRKYISLGAARGLAYLHDHCDPKIIHRDVKAANILLDEEFEAVVGDFGLAKLMDYKDTHVTTAVRGTIGHIAPEYLSTGKSSEKTDVFGYGVMLLEIITGQRAFDLARLANDDDVMLLDWVKGLLKDKKYETLVDIDLQGDFVEEEVEQLIQVALLCTQNSPLERPKMSEVVRMLDGDGLAEKWEEWQKEETFRADLIHTHHHNPNTEWIIADSTSNIRPDELSGPR
- the LOC116032593 gene encoding hyoscyamine 6-dioxygenase-like, which gives rise to MASTLLKNIPAKDFIVPPQKRAVDFSADKRIPVIDLAAHNRADLAQQIIKSAKEFGVFQVRNHGVSEKVMEETMNLYKQVFNMGDEEKAMLYGEGSNKNCRIHAGGDYYLNAEYRSWREMLIQPVSPMDDESMQSKPWLEKPAGYREMVIAYTTEMKMLGLRILDLIGEALGMEAGYFERNNLTQTLNIVANHYPVCPDPSSTMGSAPHYDPNLITILHQQLFGLQIFNNGQWLGVEPLPHALTIMVSSQLQIISNDELKGCKHRVVTNSSAARVSIGTFIGPSLDAVVEPAAGAAPVFRPVQYNEFLQQYASNKTESDVVGFCKIQP